The proteins below come from a single Podarcis muralis chromosome 8, rPodMur119.hap1.1, whole genome shotgun sequence genomic window:
- the LPCAT1 gene encoding lysophosphatidylcholine acyltransferase 1 — translation MRLKGRGCCAPGGGNGGGGGGEEKQPQQPPGPAPPPVRSPFAHHLRFSALQKAKIAFMTLTLFPIRLFFAAFMMLLAWPFAFIASMGPADREIEKPHSWWRKFVDVMLKAIMRTMWLAGGFHWINVKGRQALPTEAAILTLAPHSSYFDAIPVTMTMASIVMKAESKDIPVWGTLIKYIRPVFVSRSDQDSRRKTVEEIRRRAQSNGKWPQIMIFPEGTCTNRSCLITFKPGAFIPGVPVQPVILRYPNKLDTITWTWQGPGALKILWLTLCQFHNFVEIEFLPVYIPSEEEKRNPSLYANNVRRIMAQALGVPVTDYTFEDCQLALAEGQLRLPSDTCLLEFAKLVRSLGLKPEKLERELDAYSGNTKRMKDKRVSLKEFAEYLEVPVSDTLENMFALFDEKEGGLIDLREYVIALSVVCRPSKTLQTIQLAFKMYQSETGALTEEDLTCILKTAMGVSDLNVSNLFRAIDVDERGEITYEDFHKFAEMYPNFAEEYLYPDQMETDSCPAPNGFCTDFSPETTEDRRNHLQKKLN, via the exons ATTGCCTTCATGACGCTGACCCTGTTCCCCATCCGGCTGTTTTTTGCTGCTTTCATGATGTTGCTGGCCTGGCCTTTTGCATTCATCGCATCCATGGGACCTGCGGACAGAGAAATAGAAAAACCCCACTCCTGGTGGCGAAA GTTTGTAGATGTCATGCTGAAGGCCATCATGAGGACCATGTGGCTTGCTGGGGGATTCCACTGGATCAATGTGAAGGGCAGGCAGGCCTTGCCCACTGAAGCAGCAatattgactctggctccacatTCCTCGTACTTTGATGCTATACCTGTAACAATGACCATGGCCTCCATTGTCATGAAAGCAGAAAGCAAAGATATTCCTGTTTGGGGAA CTCTAATCAAATACATTCGACCCGTGTTTGTATCTCGATCAGATCAGGATTCCCGCAGGAAAACTGTTGAGGAGATAAGGCGGCGTGCTCAGTCAAATGGCAAATGGCCACAG aTTATGATATTCCCAGAAGGAACATGCACTAATCGATCCTGCCTAATTACCTTCAAGCCTG GAGCATTTATCCCTGGAGTGCCTGTCCAACCTGTGATTTTACGTTATCCAAACAAACTG GATACAATTACGTGGACATGGCAGGGTCCAGGAGC GTTGAAAATTCTGTGGCTAACTTTATgtcagtttcataattttgtgGAAATAGAG TTCCTGCCTGTGTATATACCCtctgaagaagaaaagagaaacccATCTCTGTATGCAAATAACGTGAGACGGATCATGGCACA GGCTTTGGGAGTTCCAGTAACGGACTACACTTTTGAAGATTGCCAGCTAGCTTTGGCTGAAGGACAACTTCGTCTCCCTTCAGACACCTGCCTCTTAGAATTTGCAAAGCTTGTGAGAAGCCTTGG ATTAAAGCCAGAGAAACTTGAAAGAGAACTTGATGCATATTCAGGAAATACCAAGAGAATGAAAGACAAAAGGGTCAGTCTCAAGGAGTTTGCGGAATACCTAGAAGTCCCGGTTTCTGACACATTAGAAAACATGTTTGCACTTTTTGATGAG aaggAAGGGGGTCTGATTGACTTAAGAGAATATGTAATCGCTTTGTCAGTAGTCTGTCGGCCATCCAAAACCTTGCAAACGATACAGCTGGCTTTTAAG ATGTATCAGTCAGAAACTGGAGCTCTAACAGAAGAAGATTTAACTTGCATTTTAAAGACTGCCATGGGGGTTTCAGATCTTAATGTGTCAAACCTTTTCAGAGCTATAGATGTCGACGAAAGGGGGGAAATTACATACG AGGATTTCCACAAGTTTGCCGAAATGTATCCAAACTTTGCTGAGGAGTATTTATATCCCGATCAAATGGAGACTGATAGCTGCCCTGCTCCTAACGGTTTCTGTACAGACTTCAGCCCAGAAACTACTGAAGACAGAAGAAATCACCTGCAGAAGAAACTGAATTAA